A single genomic interval of Haloterrigena salifodinae harbors:
- a CDS encoding DUF7322 domain-containing protein: MGPNPSDDDPFDDPFGGDHLRDPFENDPLEDPFEGPAGGSESDEDLERAFDELSSETLLAFIGAGALVHVGVFAVALGLMLLGFRGQWFVGGSLASVGLVALGLAVVTYRRYRARKESESETSSASGSARE, encoded by the coding sequence GTGGGCCCCAATCCATCAGACGACGATCCGTTCGACGACCCGTTCGGCGGAGATCACCTCAGGGACCCGTTCGAGAACGATCCTCTCGAGGATCCGTTCGAAGGCCCGGCCGGGGGTAGCGAGAGCGACGAGGATCTCGAGCGCGCGTTCGACGAACTCTCGTCCGAGACGCTGCTCGCGTTCATCGGCGCCGGGGCCCTCGTCCACGTCGGGGTGTTCGCCGTAGCGCTCGGCCTGATGCTCCTCGGGTTCCGCGGCCAGTGGTTCGTCGGCGGCAGTCTCGCGAGTGTCGGACTCGTCGCGCTCGGCCTCGCCGTCGTGACCTACCGCCGCTATCGCGCCCGTAAGGAAAGCGAGAGCGAGACGTCCTCGGCCAGTGGCTCCGCTCGCGAGTGA
- the thrS gene encoding threonine--tRNA ligase, whose product MSEPDSQSQEQITVVLPDGSELEVAPDATVEDCAYEIGPGLGSDTVAGKLDGELVAKEEPVYDGVELEIVTDGSEEYLEVMRHSASHCLAQAVERLYDEDEVKLAIGPPTDEGFYYDFDNLDVDEEDLAALEDEIEEIIAEDYEIEREDVSIEEAEERLEGEPYKLELLEEFADENDTVSFYKQGEWEDLCAGPHVDSTGEIGVVELLEIAGAYWRGNEENTMQTRIYGTAFEDESDLEDFLERKQEAEKRDHRRIGNEMNLFSIQDVTGPGLPLYHPPGKTVLKELEDFVEDLNKDAGYDYVETPHVFKTDLWHRSGHYENYQDDMFIFDVGDDEFGLKPMNCPGHAAIFQDQSWSYRDLPIRYAENGKVYRKEQRGELSGLSRVWAFTIDDGHLFIRPDQIRQEVEEIMDMITDVLETFDLEYEMALATRPEKSVGSDKIWDRAEEQLENVLENRAHDYEVEEGDGAFYGPKIDFAFEDAIGRSWDGPTVQLDFNMPERFDLNYVGEDNEEHRPVMIHRALYGSYERFFMMLIEHYEGRFPLWLAPEQIRVLPISDDNLGYAHRVANEFDDFRVEVDGRDSTLERKIRAAHDDRVPYQIIVGDNEEEDGNISVRDRFEDQEYDVEIEEFKQHLETEIEEQRTQPDFLQD is encoded by the coding sequence ATGTCAGAACCAGATTCCCAGTCACAGGAACAGATAACGGTTGTACTGCCCGACGGCTCCGAACTCGAGGTCGCACCCGACGCGACGGTCGAGGACTGCGCCTATGAGATCGGCCCCGGCCTCGGCAGCGACACGGTCGCCGGCAAACTCGACGGCGAACTCGTCGCCAAGGAGGAACCCGTCTACGACGGCGTCGAACTCGAGATCGTCACCGACGGCTCCGAGGAGTACCTCGAAGTCATGCGCCACTCCGCGTCGCACTGTCTCGCACAAGCAGTCGAGCGACTGTACGACGAGGACGAGGTCAAACTCGCGATCGGACCGCCGACGGACGAGGGCTTCTACTACGACTTCGATAATCTCGACGTCGACGAGGAGGACCTCGCAGCGCTCGAGGACGAAATCGAGGAGATCATCGCCGAGGACTACGAAATCGAGCGCGAAGACGTCTCGATCGAGGAGGCCGAGGAGCGCCTCGAAGGCGAGCCCTACAAGCTCGAGTTGCTCGAGGAATTCGCCGACGAGAACGACACCGTCTCCTTCTACAAACAGGGCGAGTGGGAGGACCTCTGTGCCGGCCCCCACGTCGACTCGACGGGCGAGATCGGCGTCGTCGAATTGCTCGAGATCGCCGGCGCCTACTGGCGCGGCAACGAGGAGAACACGATGCAGACGCGGATCTACGGGACGGCTTTCGAGGACGAGAGCGACTTAGAGGACTTCCTCGAGCGCAAGCAGGAGGCCGAGAAGCGCGACCACCGCCGGATCGGCAACGAGATGAACCTGTTCTCGATCCAGGACGTCACCGGCCCCGGACTGCCGCTGTATCACCCGCCGGGGAAGACCGTCCTAAAGGAGCTCGAGGACTTCGTCGAGGACTTAAACAAGGACGCGGGCTACGACTACGTCGAGACGCCCCACGTTTTCAAGACGGATCTCTGGCACCGCTCGGGCCACTACGAGAACTACCAGGACGACATGTTCATCTTCGACGTCGGCGACGACGAGTTCGGCCTGAAGCCGATGAACTGTCCCGGCCACGCCGCCATCTTCCAGGACCAGTCCTGGAGCTACCGCGACCTCCCCATCCGGTACGCCGAGAACGGGAAGGTCTACCGCAAGGAGCAGCGCGGCGAACTCTCGGGGCTCTCGAGAGTCTGGGCGTTCACGATTGACGACGGCCACCTGTTCATCCGGCCCGACCAGATCAGACAGGAGGTCGAGGAGATCATGGACATGATCACGGACGTCCTCGAGACGTTCGACCTCGAGTACGAGATGGCGCTCGCAACGCGGCCCGAGAAGTCGGTCGGCTCCGACAAAATCTGGGACCGCGCCGAGGAGCAACTCGAGAACGTCCTCGAGAACCGCGCCCACGACTACGAAGTCGAGGAGGGCGACGGCGCCTTCTACGGACCAAAGATCGACTTCGCGTTCGAGGACGCCATCGGCCGCTCGTGGGACGGCCCGACGGTCCAACTCGACTTCAACATGCCCGAGCGGTTCGACCTCAACTACGTCGGCGAAGACAACGAGGAACACCGCCCGGTCATGATCCACCGCGCGCTGTACGGCAGCTACGAGCGGTTCTTCATGATGCTCATCGAGCACTACGAGGGTCGGTTCCCGCTGTGGCTCGCGCCCGAACAGATCCGCGTGCTACCGATCTCGGACGATAACCTCGGCTACGCTCACCGCGTCGCCAACGAGTTCGACGACTTCCGCGTCGAGGTCGACGGTCGCGACTCCACGCTCGAGCGGAAGATCCGCGCGGCTCACGACGATCGGGTCCCCTACCAGATCATCGTCGGCGACAACGAGGAGGAAGACGGCAACATCTCCGTCCGCGACCGCTTCGAGGACCAGGAGTACGACGTCGAGATCGAGGAGTTCAAGCAGCACCTCGAGACAGAAATCGAGGAGCAGCGCACGCAGCCGGACTTCCTGCAGGACTGA
- a CDS encoding methyltransferase family protein: MINALTSAVFVVGVGLALANLMGIVASALGLVSYWPPGERDRTYYVHWGISHSLNVVMLALTYLSWNSLGLPRGPSLAAGAALFVAGYGVAITAGLDLGVEETKGLAGDLRTGGWYRYSRNPQYVGYVVATVGFALLANSGLVAVVCAIYLGWWLSLPFAEEPWLREQYGEEYKRYAERVPRFVGRRTVRALVGNRADETAVSDRG; this comes from the coding sequence ATGATCAACGCGCTGACGAGTGCCGTCTTCGTCGTGGGCGTTGGCCTCGCACTGGCGAATCTCATGGGAATCGTCGCCAGCGCGTTGGGGCTGGTCTCGTACTGGCCGCCGGGCGAACGGGACAGGACCTACTACGTCCACTGGGGGATCTCGCACTCACTCAACGTCGTCATGCTCGCGCTCACCTATCTCAGCTGGAACAGTCTCGGCCTTCCCCGCGGCCCGTCGCTGGCCGCGGGCGCCGCGCTGTTCGTCGCCGGCTACGGCGTCGCTATCACGGCCGGCCTGGACCTCGGCGTCGAGGAGACGAAGGGACTCGCCGGTGACCTGCGAACCGGCGGCTGGTACCGCTACTCGAGAAATCCCCAGTACGTCGGCTACGTCGTCGCGACGGTCGGCTTCGCGCTACTGGCGAACTCCGGGCTGGTGGCCGTCGTCTGTGCGATTTACCTGGGTTGGTGGCTCTCGCTGCCGTTCGCCGAGGAGCCCTGGCTACGTGAGCAGTACGGCGAGGAGTACAAGCGCTACGCCGAGCGCGTGCCGCGATTCGTGGGGAGACGGACCGTTCGCGCACTCGTCGGGAATCGGGCAGACGAAACGGCGGTCAGCGACCGCGGGTGA
- a CDS encoding helix-turn-helix domain-containing protein: MKYLDVRLRQPDWMLHPMQLFIREGDAVRYEELRTWNILGPEGDREYELFYAEADREAYVDAIEAVDSIRWYDLTPIDDDSFYVYICQETREEDVRWRQSFATLDLVIVPPVIYDSEAAFYMTVVGAGEDLQAMLERLPDEIDVTVRAIGEYDRRHAPLTGGLTERQLEAVAAAVEVGYYAVPREAGLEAVAERLNCAASTAGTLLQKAQARVMQRLVRQRGRGLLENETNATALDAGK; this comes from the coding sequence ATGAAGTACCTCGACGTTCGGCTCCGCCAGCCTGACTGGATGCTCCATCCCATGCAGCTGTTCATCCGCGAGGGAGACGCGGTCCGCTACGAGGAACTGCGCACGTGGAACATCCTCGGCCCCGAGGGCGACCGCGAGTACGAACTGTTCTACGCCGAGGCCGACCGCGAGGCGTACGTCGACGCCATCGAGGCCGTCGATTCGATCCGCTGGTACGACCTGACGCCGATCGACGACGACTCGTTCTACGTCTACATCTGCCAAGAGACTCGCGAGGAAGACGTGCGCTGGCGGCAATCGTTCGCCACGCTCGATCTCGTTATCGTCCCGCCCGTGATCTACGATTCCGAGGCCGCGTTCTACATGACCGTCGTCGGCGCCGGCGAGGACCTGCAGGCGATGCTCGAGAGGCTCCCCGACGAGATCGACGTCACCGTCCGCGCGATCGGGGAGTACGACCGCCGGCACGCGCCGCTGACCGGTGGTCTCACCGAGCGCCAGCTCGAGGCCGTTGCAGCCGCAGTCGAGGTCGGCTACTACGCGGTTCCGCGCGAGGCGGGACTCGAGGCCGTCGCCGAGCGGCTGAACTGTGCCGCGAGCACGGCCGGAACGCTCCTCCAAAAGGCGCAGGCGCGGGTGATGCAGCGACTCGTCCGACAGCGCGGGCGAGGTCTCCTCGAGAACGAGACGAACGCGACCGCTCTCGATGCGGGAAAATAG
- a CDS encoding phosphoribosyltransferase family protein codes for MNRAEKAALQLRAVDVLRMLKETRTYDELAETTGLPAGDLNRYVNGHVLPGTERAREVVEDLGREALAGELEARIRVDDEGYVDNSAAVFDQSFLDLVAPVVANAFDFDRPDVVLTAATDGITLAASLASYYGTRCAYAKKSKETAVEEFIEARERLQSGIELTYYLPESAIDAGESVLVVDDLIRSGETQELLLDIVGTADAEVAGVFALIAAGEDGIQRAQNRTDAPVDALTTV; via the coding sequence ATGAACAGAGCCGAGAAGGCAGCCCTGCAGTTACGGGCCGTCGACGTGTTGCGGATGCTGAAGGAGACCCGGACCTACGACGAACTCGCCGAGACGACGGGACTGCCGGCGGGCGACCTCAATCGGTACGTCAACGGACACGTGCTGCCGGGAACCGAGCGCGCACGTGAGGTCGTCGAGGACCTCGGCCGCGAGGCGCTGGCCGGCGAACTCGAGGCCCGCATCCGGGTCGACGACGAGGGCTACGTCGACAACAGCGCGGCGGTCTTCGACCAGTCGTTTCTCGACCTCGTCGCGCCCGTCGTGGCCAACGCGTTCGACTTCGATCGACCCGACGTCGTCCTCACCGCGGCGACCGACGGGATCACGCTCGCCGCCTCGCTCGCGAGCTACTACGGGACGCGCTGTGCCTACGCGAAGAAGAGCAAGGAGACCGCCGTCGAGGAGTTCATTGAGGCCCGCGAACGCCTCCAGTCGGGAATCGAACTCACCTACTACCTGCCCGAGTCGGCCATCGACGCCGGCGAGTCGGTGCTAGTCGTCGACGACCTCATCCGGTCGGGCGAGACCCAGGAACTCCTGTTGGACATCGTCGGCACCGCAGACGCGGAGGTCGCCGGCGTCTTCGCGCTCATCGCGGCCGGCGAGGACGGCATCCAGCGGGCTCAGAATCGCACCGACGCACCCGTCGACGCCCTCACGACGGTCTGA
- the glmS gene encoding methylaspartate mutase subunit S, whose translation MTKTVILGVIGSDAHVVGITILEQAFEAAGFDVVNLGVQTSQTEFVDAATEHDAAAVLVSSLYGHAKQDCQGFHGELADADLENVTTYIGGNLAVGQDDFEETRAFFRELGFDRVFDSETDPEDAIEALRADLDMRSTESERESQTVSA comes from the coding sequence ATGACGAAGACAGTCATCCTCGGCGTGATCGGCTCCGACGCCCACGTCGTCGGGATCACCATCCTGGAGCAAGCGTTCGAGGCCGCGGGGTTCGATGTCGTCAACCTCGGGGTCCAGACCTCCCAGACGGAGTTTGTCGACGCCGCGACCGAACACGACGCCGCGGCGGTACTCGTCTCCTCGCTCTACGGTCACGCCAAACAGGACTGTCAGGGTTTCCACGGCGAACTCGCCGACGCCGACCTCGAGAACGTCACGACCTACATCGGCGGCAACCTCGCCGTCGGTCAGGACGACTTCGAGGAGACCCGCGCGTTCTTCCGCGAACTCGGATTCGACCGCGTCTTCGACTCCGAGACCGACCCCGAGGACGCGATCGAGGCGCTGCGGGCCGACCTGGATATGCGGTCCACGGAGTCCGAGCGGGAGAGCCAGACCGTCTCCGCCTGA
- a CDS encoding universal stress protein yields the protein MATHVLVPVDDSNQSTEALEFACEEYPEARITALHVLDPGDFYAATGIEGGAVANYEELQDHHQDRAEAILEAAREQAAEHGVEIETDHVVGGISRSIVDYAAEHDVDHIAIGSHGRTGASRILLGSVAEKVARRSPVPVTIVR from the coding sequence ATGGCAACACACGTTCTCGTTCCCGTCGACGACTCGAACCAGTCGACCGAAGCCCTCGAGTTCGCCTGCGAGGAGTATCCCGAGGCCCGCATCACGGCGCTGCACGTCCTCGATCCCGGCGACTTCTACGCCGCGACTGGTATCGAAGGCGGCGCCGTGGCGAACTACGAGGAACTCCAGGACCACCACCAGGACCGGGCGGAGGCGATCCTCGAGGCGGCGCGCGAACAGGCCGCCGAGCACGGCGTCGAGATCGAGACGGACCACGTCGTCGGCGGAATCTCGCGATCGATTGTCGACTACGCCGCCGAACACGACGTCGATCACATCGCGATCGGGAGCCACGGCCGCACGGGCGCGAGCCGGATCCTGCTGGGCAGCGTCGCCGAAAAGGTGGCTCGCCGCTCGCCCGTTCCGGTGACGATCGTCCGCTGA
- the pdhA gene encoding pyruvate dehydrogenase (acetyl-transferring) E1 component subunit alpha, protein MPRSTVADFSIDRVQILDQDGRVDESMEPDLEGERLREWYRTMKLSRRLDERTIALQRRGELGTFAPATGQEAAQVGSTAALADDDWTVPAFREHPSALARGLSPQGIFEYAMGLEEGGEPPDDVPIMPPAIAVGSQPLHATGIGWAEAMNDSDRVALTYFGDGATSEGEVYEAMNLAGVYEAQTIFCCQNNQYAISTPLSKQTRAATLAQKAVAAGIEPIQVDGNDVLGVYAVTKEARERALRGVPTLIEATTYRREMHTTADDPSVYRTTEEEAEWEPLDPILRFEQYLRDRGVLDDDVVSTIEDKIETELEEALEAARETKANADPVDMFDTAYAELPDYLERQREAFTGGADGEIAPPRAAEGARGDGGTATESGVTEGVDRLNMVEAIRETLHAELDRDEDVVVYGQDVGVDGGVFRATQGLLDAFPGRVHDAPVAEAGIVGLGVGLAAAGYRPVAEIQFAGFTFQAFDQIHQHVSRLRSRSRGKLTCPMVIRAPYGLGVKALEHHSESYEAGYAHIPGLKTVIPSTARDAAGLLRSAIRSPDPVLFLEPMPLYRAARRPVPADNEVPLGEARVVEAGTDVTVITWGAMVREVEGALKESEASADVIDLRTISPMDTETVRESVRKTGRCVVVHEAPRSGGFGAEVAARISDEAVWHLEAPIERIAGYDVPVPLPGREEAYRPDQERIRGAIERVTSP, encoded by the coding sequence ATGCCACGATCGACGGTCGCCGACTTCTCGATCGACCGCGTCCAGATTCTCGATCAGGACGGCCGCGTCGACGAGTCCATGGAGCCGGACCTCGAGGGGGAGCGGTTGCGCGAGTGGTATCGGACGATGAAGCTGTCCCGGCGCCTCGACGAGCGGACGATCGCCCTCCAGCGCCGGGGCGAACTGGGAACCTTCGCGCCGGCGACGGGCCAAGAGGCCGCACAGGTCGGCAGCACCGCCGCGCTGGCCGACGACGACTGGACGGTGCCGGCCTTCCGCGAGCACCCGTCGGCGCTGGCCCGCGGGCTCTCACCCCAGGGGATCTTCGAGTACGCGATGGGGCTCGAGGAGGGCGGCGAACCGCCCGACGACGTGCCGATCATGCCGCCGGCCATCGCGGTGGGGTCCCAGCCGCTCCACGCCACAGGGATCGGCTGGGCCGAGGCAATGAACGACAGCGACCGGGTCGCGCTGACCTACTTCGGCGACGGCGCGACCAGCGAGGGCGAGGTCTACGAGGCGATGAACCTGGCGGGAGTCTACGAGGCCCAGACGATCTTCTGCTGCCAGAACAACCAGTACGCCATCTCGACGCCGCTGTCGAAGCAGACGCGGGCCGCGACGCTCGCCCAGAAGGCCGTCGCCGCGGGCATCGAACCGATCCAGGTCGACGGCAACGACGTGCTGGGCGTCTACGCGGTCACGAAGGAAGCCAGGGAGCGCGCTCTGCGAGGCGTCCCGACGCTGATCGAGGCGACGACCTACCGGCGAGAGATGCACACGACCGCGGACGACCCCTCCGTCTACCGCACTACCGAGGAAGAGGCGGAGTGGGAGCCGCTGGACCCGATACTGCGATTCGAACAGTACCTCCGCGACCGGGGAGTGCTGGACGACGACGTCGTCTCGACGATCGAGGACAAGATCGAGACGGAACTCGAGGAGGCCCTCGAGGCGGCCCGTGAGACCAAAGCGAACGCCGATCCGGTCGACATGTTCGACACCGCCTACGCGGAACTCCCCGACTACCTCGAGCGCCAGCGGGAGGCGTTCACCGGCGGCGCCGACGGCGAGATCGCGCCGCCTCGAGCGGCGGAGGGGGCCCGCGGCGACGGCGGGACGGCGACCGAGTCGGGCGTCACGGAGGGGGTCGACCGGCTGAACATGGTCGAGGCGATCCGCGAGACCCTGCACGCGGAACTGGACCGCGACGAGGACGTGGTCGTCTACGGGCAGGACGTCGGCGTCGACGGCGGCGTCTTCCGGGCGACGCAGGGACTGCTCGACGCGTTCCCCGGCCGCGTCCACGACGCGCCGGTCGCGGAGGCCGGCATCGTCGGACTGGGCGTCGGCCTCGCGGCCGCGGGCTACCGACCCGTCGCGGAGATCCAGTTCGCCGGCTTCACTTTCCAGGCGTTCGACCAGATCCACCAGCACGTCTCGCGCCTGCGCAGTCGCTCGCGCGGGAAGCTCACCTGCCCCATGGTGATCCGTGCGCCGTACGGGCTGGGCGTGAAGGCTCTAGAGCACCACTCCGAGAGCTACGAGGCCGGCTATGCCCACATTCCCGGTCTCAAAACCGTGATTCCCTCGACCGCGCGGGACGCCGCCGGACTGCTTCGGTCGGCGATCCGCAGTCCAGATCCCGTCCTCTTCCTTGAGCCGATGCCGCTCTATCGGGCGGCCCGTCGGCCCGTTCCCGCCGACAACGAGGTCCCTCTCGGCGAGGCCCGCGTCGTCGAGGCGGGCACCGACGTCACGGTCATCACCTGGGGCGCGATGGTCCGGGAGGTCGAAGGCGCCCTCAAGGAGAGCGAGGCGTCGGCCGACGTGATCGACCTGCGGACGATCAGCCCGATGGACACCGAGACGGTCCGCGAGTCGGTCCGGAAGACCGGCCGGTGCGTCGTCGTCCACGAGGCGCCGCGCTCGGGCGGGTTCGGCGCTGAGGTCGCGGCCCGCATCTCCGACGAGGCCGTCTGGCACCTCGAGGCGCCGATCGAGCGCATCGCCGGTTACGACGTCCCGGTGCCGCTGCCGGGACGGGAAGAGGCGTACCGGCCCGACCAGGAGCGCATTCGGGGGGCGATCGAACGCGTCACGTCGCCGTAG